A single genomic interval of Nostoc commune NIES-4072 harbors:
- a CDS encoding type II toxin-antitoxin system TacA family antitoxin: protein MLGRSKMDNLGRNQVINIRVQEQQRDLIDNAASILGKNRSDFMLEVACREAEKVICDKTFFALNEEKYQNFLAMLDSPPKANEEIRKLLTTKSPWD, encoded by the coding sequence ATGCTTGGCCGTTCTAAAATGGATAACCTTGGTCGTAACCAAGTAATTAATATTAGAGTTCAAGAACAACAACGGGATTTAATTGATAATGCCGCTTCGATTCTTGGTAAGAACCGTTCTGACTTTATGTTAGAGGTAGCCTGCCGAGAAGCTGAAAAAGTCATCTGTGACAAAACCTTCTTCGCGTTAAACGAGGAAAAATATCAAAATTTCCTTGCTATGTTGGACTCACCACCTAAAGCGAATGAAGAAATTCGTAAATTATTAACGACTAAATCGCCTTGGGATTAA
- the thyD gene encoding thylakoid membrane protein ThyD, whose product MKVAITGATGFVGSRLVQRLHAKGDQIVVLTRNTTFAQKVFPSEAFANVEIVAYTPNTSGSWQSIIASCDAVVNLAGEPIGEGRWTPERKQEILNSRKLGTQKIVEAITNANPKPTVLINASAIGYYGTSETANFDETSQSGNDFLAQVCQVWEAEARKVQDAGVRLVILRFGIVLGNGGALDKMITPFKLFAGGPIGSGRQWFSWIHVDDLVSLILEALTKPEIEGVYNGTAPNPVRMIDLSQTLGEVMNRPSWLPVPGFAIEALLGDGAMVVLEGQQVIPKRTLETGFEYKYPNLQSALRQILN is encoded by the coding sequence ATGAAAGTCGCAATTACTGGAGCAACAGGATTTGTCGGTAGTCGTTTGGTACAACGACTCCATGCAAAAGGTGATCAAATAGTAGTATTAACTCGGAACACCACCTTTGCTCAAAAGGTTTTTCCATCCGAGGCTTTTGCAAATGTAGAAATTGTTGCCTATACACCAAATACATCTGGTTCTTGGCAAAGCATTATCGCTAGTTGTGATGCCGTAGTTAATTTGGCAGGAGAACCCATTGGTGAGGGACGCTGGACACCAGAACGCAAACAAGAAATCCTCAATAGCCGGAAGCTAGGTACCCAAAAAATAGTTGAAGCAATAACCAACGCTAACCCCAAACCAACTGTTTTAATTAATGCTTCGGCTATTGGCTACTACGGCACCAGCGAAACAGCAAATTTTGATGAAACAAGCCAATCTGGTAACGATTTTCTCGCCCAAGTCTGTCAAGTCTGGGAAGCAGAGGCGAGAAAGGTACAAGATGCTGGTGTACGATTAGTAATTCTGCGTTTTGGGATTGTTCTGGGTAATGGTGGTGCCTTGGATAAAATGATTACGCCTTTCAAACTCTTTGCTGGTGGCCCCATTGGCAGTGGTAGGCAGTGGTTCTCATGGATTCACGTAGACGATTTAGTTAGCCTGATTCTGGAAGCTTTAACTAAACCGGAAATAGAAGGTGTATATAACGGCACTGCCCCGAACCCAGTCAGAATGATAGATTTAAGCCAAACCTTGGGAGAAGTGATGAATCGCCCTTCTTGGCTGCCTGTTCCTGGTTTTGCGATCGAAGCTCTTTTAGGAGACGGGGCTATGGTAGTTTTAGAAGGTCAACAAGTCATCCCCAAGCGCACCCTAGAAACAGGTTTTGAGTACAAATATCCTAATTTGCAATCAGCGTTAAGACAAATTCTTAATTAA
- a CDS encoding TM2 domain-containing protein produces MSNFNPSHPTKQLLAGYCAIILGGFGVHKFILGYAPEGFIMLVISVVGGSFTYGIALLIMVLVGLIEGMIYLNKPPEEFVNTYFVNKQGWF; encoded by the coding sequence ATGTCAAATTTCAACCCCAGTCACCCTACCAAACAACTTCTAGCTGGTTACTGTGCCATTATCCTTGGAGGATTTGGGGTTCATAAATTTATTCTAGGATACGCTCCAGAAGGCTTTATTATGTTAGTGATTTCTGTAGTCGGAGGTTCTTTTACCTACGGAATTGCCTTGTTAATTATGGTACTTGTAGGTTTAATTGAAGGCATGATTTATTTGAATAAGCCTCCTGAAGAATTTGTAAATACCTACTTTGTGAATAAGCAGGGCTGGTTCTAG
- a CDS encoding GNAT family N-acetyltransferase encodes MIEQTKTINPPQPLTHEHDLLEFKSKSEALNNWLKEKALKNEGDTARTFVVTVENQVIGYYCLATGSVTHLVAVSKAKRNAPDPIPCMLIGRLAVDTKWQGQGIGSGLLKDAIIRILSVSQIAGVRCILVHAKDEEAKRFYLKRGFQPSPIEPLTLMMTLKDIRASIID; translated from the coding sequence ATGATAGAACAAACAAAAACTATTAATCCTCCTCAGCCACTTACTCATGAGCATGATCTATTAGAGTTTAAATCTAAATCAGAAGCTTTGAATAACTGGCTGAAGGAGAAAGCTTTGAAAAATGAGGGGGATACGGCTAGAACTTTTGTGGTAACTGTTGAAAATCAAGTAATAGGCTATTACTGTTTAGCAACCGGATCTGTAACTCATTTAGTAGCTGTTAGCAAAGCTAAACGGAACGCACCAGACCCTATACCGTGTATGCTTATTGGTAGACTAGCAGTCGATACCAAATGGCAAGGACAGGGTATAGGGTCTGGCTTATTAAAAGATGCTATTATTCGTATTTTATCAGTATCCCAAATAGCAGGTGTTAGATGTATTTTGGTTCACGCTAAAGATGAAGAAGCCAAAAGATTTTATTTAAAACGTGGGTTTCAACCATCACCAATAGAACCATTAACACTAATGATGACTTTAAAAGATATTCGAGCAAGCATTATAGATTAA
- a CDS encoding tetratricopeptide repeat protein, whose product MTNTVESLFDTGLERYKAGEAVDSLIPVFKEVCDRAPKTSAAWICLAWLYLLDNKPNLAYKAAQKAVKLNPQDPQARVNLALAMLETGQKGLREHIDIAQQLLFVNEEWRDEIKTSIEDGLSRKPGWQSLTKVKNWLFEE is encoded by the coding sequence ATGACTAATACAGTTGAATCCCTATTTGATACAGGTTTGGAACGCTATAAAGCAGGAGAGGCAGTAGATTCTTTAATCCCTGTGTTTAAAGAAGTGTGCGATCGCGCTCCTAAAACTAGTGCTGCTTGGATTTGTTTAGCCTGGTTATATCTACTCGATAACAAACCCAATTTGGCTTACAAAGCTGCACAGAAAGCAGTCAAGTTAAATCCACAAGACCCACAGGCTAGAGTCAATCTGGCCTTAGCAATGCTGGAAACAGGTCAAAAAGGTTTACGAGAACATATTGATATAGCACAGCAGCTACTTTTTGTCAATGAAGAATGGCGCGATGAAATAAAAACCAGTATTGAAGATGGTTTAAGTAGAAAACCAGGTTGGCAGAGTTTGACAAAAGTCAAAAATTGGCTGTTTGAAGAATAA
- a CDS encoding heavy metal translocating P-type ATPase produces the protein MQLVPKTKLTPEFDPILEKIILDVGGMKCAGCVNAVERQLTQHPGVKSACVNLATEVAVVESETGAVDADALAQRLTAVGFPTQPRKPNGTVADEISTLPDPAERQRKEMRSSFRQLAIAAILLLLSGSGHFGNLGSSVLPVLNNIWFHCGLATVALLIPGRPILVDGWLGWRRNAPNMNTLVGLGTLTAYVASLVALLFPKMGWECFFDEPVMMLGFILLGRTLEQQARGRAAAAFRKLLALQPQVAQLIANPEKGGMGSSSVEIPAEQVRVGEWVQVLPGDKIPVDGEVVVGKTTVDESMLTGEAVPVIKQPGDMVTGGTLNQSGAIAIQTTRTGNDTTLARIVALVEAAQTRKAPVQKLADTVAGYFTYGVLTASVLTFVFWYFFGTHIWADVSMSGGMEMMSHATHEAPHSSLLISLKLAIAVMVVACPCALGLATPTAILVGTAMGAERGLLIKGGDVLEKVHKLNTVVFDKTGTLTTGNPIVTDCLLIEEMGSKELHSPLPSTDAINRVSAYSLIQLAAAVESGTHHPLAKAIQQEAQQQQLSIPEAVEFHTEPGLGVSAVVEGKVVLLGNWDWLSWHGIAINETAQQVAQNLATDGKTVVCVAVGGALAGLIAVSDPLRPDAQSTVDKLRQMGLRVMLLSGDRQEAANAIAKQLGLDSADVIAGVPPAKKAAAIQALQNEGLGTRDWGLGKILPNPQSSIPNPQSVVAMVGDGINDAPALSQADVGIALHSGTDVAMETAEIVLMRDRLNDVVESIQLSRATFNKIRQNLFWAFAYNTVGIPLAAGVLFPSLGFVLNPSGAAALMAFSSVSVVTNSILLRRLAHHP, from the coding sequence ATGCAACTTGTCCCAAAAACTAAGCTAACCCCAGAATTTGACCCAATCCTAGAGAAAATTATTCTCGATGTTGGGGGTATGAAGTGTGCTGGGTGTGTGAACGCAGTAGAACGACAGCTAACCCAACATCCAGGAGTCAAGAGTGCCTGTGTGAACCTGGCCACAGAGGTAGCAGTTGTAGAGTCAGAAACTGGTGCGGTAGATGCAGATGCACTAGCACAGAGATTAACAGCCGTTGGATTCCCGACTCAACCCCGAAAACCTAATGGCACAGTCGCAGACGAAATATCTACCTTACCAGATCCAGCAGAACGACAACGCAAAGAAATGCGCTCTTCTTTTAGGCAGTTAGCGATCGCTGCAATCTTACTATTATTGTCGGGAAGTGGACATTTTGGTAATCTTGGTAGCTCAGTGCTGCCAGTACTAAATAACATCTGGTTTCACTGTGGATTAGCGACAGTAGCCCTATTAATTCCCGGTCGCCCCATTTTAGTAGATGGCTGGCTGGGCTGGCGGCGAAATGCGCCTAACATGAACACTCTGGTGGGATTAGGAACGCTGACAGCCTACGTTGCTAGTTTAGTAGCGCTGCTATTTCCCAAAATGGGTTGGGAGTGTTTCTTTGACGAACCAGTAATGATGCTGGGCTTTATTCTTTTGGGAAGGACATTAGAACAACAAGCTAGAGGTCGTGCTGCTGCGGCATTTAGGAAATTGCTAGCACTCCAGCCACAGGTAGCGCAATTGATTGCCAACCCAGAAAAAGGAGGAATGGGATCTTCTAGTGTAGAGATTCCTGCTGAACAAGTACGTGTTGGTGAATGGGTACAAGTACTGCCAGGTGATAAAATTCCTGTCGATGGTGAAGTGGTGGTTGGTAAAACAACGGTGGATGAATCCATGTTGACTGGGGAAGCCGTGCCAGTAATTAAGCAACCAGGCGATATGGTAACAGGAGGGACGCTAAACCAGTCAGGAGCGATCGCTATTCAGACAACCCGGACTGGAAATGATACAACTTTAGCTCGGATTGTTGCCCTAGTAGAAGCCGCCCAAACTCGAAAAGCCCCAGTACAGAAATTAGCAGATACAGTAGCTGGTTACTTTACTTATGGAGTGCTGACAGCATCTGTATTAACATTTGTCTTTTGGTACTTTTTCGGTACTCACATCTGGGCTGATGTCAGCATGTCTGGTGGCATGGAAATGATGAGCCACGCTACACATGAAGCTCCCCACTCCTCTTTATTAATTAGTTTAAAACTAGCGATCGCAGTTATGGTAGTCGCCTGTCCCTGTGCTTTGGGACTTGCCACACCAACAGCCATTCTTGTCGGGACTGCTATGGGCGCAGAACGGGGTCTGTTAATCAAAGGCGGCGACGTTTTAGAAAAAGTACACAAGTTAAACACCGTAGTCTTTGATAAAACCGGCACTTTGACCACGGGTAATCCCATCGTTACAGATTGTCTGTTAATTGAGGAAATGGGGAGTAAGGAACTCCACTCCCCACTCCCCAGTACAGACGCGATTAATCGCGTCTCTGCCTACTCCCTCATCCAACTAGCAGCAGCCGTAGAAAGCGGTACTCACCACCCCCTAGCAAAAGCGATTCAGCAAGAAGCACAGCAGCAACAGTTATCTATTCCAGAGGCTGTGGAGTTTCACACGGAACCAGGACTAGGAGTCTCTGCTGTCGTAGAGGGCAAAGTTGTACTCTTGGGTAACTGGGACTGGTTGAGTTGGCACGGCATTGCTATTAACGAAACTGCACAACAGGTAGCACAGAATTTGGCAACAGATGGTAAAACGGTCGTTTGCGTAGCAGTTGGGGGAGCTTTAGCCGGGTTAATTGCTGTTTCTGATCCCCTCAGACCAGATGCCCAATCCACCGTAGACAAATTGCGTCAGATGGGCTTACGGGTAATGTTGCTCAGTGGCGATCGCCAAGAAGCAGCTAATGCTATAGCCAAACAACTAGGATTAGATAGTGCTGATGTCATAGCAGGTGTTCCCCCAGCCAAAAAAGCAGCTGCAATACAAGCACTCCAGAACGAGGGACTGGGGACTAGGGACTGGGGACTAGGAAAAATTCTTCCCAATCCCCAATCCTCAATCCCCAATCCCCAATCCGTTGTGGCAATGGTAGGAGATGGAATCAACGATGCTCCAGCTTTATCCCAGGCAGATGTAGGAATTGCTTTACACTCCGGGACAGATGTGGCGATGGAAACTGCTGAAATTGTCCTAATGCGCGATCGCTTAAACGATGTCGTTGAATCTATTCAGCTTAGTCGCGCCACTTTCAACAAAATCCGCCAAAATTTATTCTGGGCTTTTGCATATAATACAGTTGGGATACCTTTAGCAGCAGGCGTTTTATTCCCTAGTCTGGGTTTTGTCCTTAACCCCTCTGGTGCTGCTGCATTAATGGCTTTCAGCTCTGTTAGCGTCGTCACAAACTCAATATTATTAAGGCGATTAGCTCATCACCCGTAA
- a CDS encoding iron-sulfur cluster assembly accessory protein — translation MTQAIGSQQRGILLSEAALHQVKSLRDKQGTDFCLRVGVRQGGCSGMSYMMDFEDTSKITPQDEVFDYDGFKIVSDRKSLLYLYGLMLDYSDAMIGGGFQFTNPNANQTCGCGKSFGV, via the coding sequence ATGACACAAGCAATTGGGTCTCAACAACGCGGAATTCTGTTGAGCGAAGCCGCATTGCACCAGGTAAAATCCCTCCGGGACAAGCAAGGCACAGACTTCTGCTTACGGGTAGGAGTCCGTCAGGGTGGCTGTTCAGGGATGTCTTACATGATGGACTTTGAAGACACTAGCAAGATCACCCCACAGGATGAAGTTTTTGACTATGATGGCTTCAAAATTGTTAGCGATCGCAAGAGTCTATTATATCTCTACGGTTTAATGCTCGATTATAGCGATGCCATGATTGGCGGTGGCTTTCAATTCACTAACCCCAATGCCAATCAAACTTGTGGTTGCGGCAAGTCATTTGGGGTGTAA
- a CDS encoding HigA family addiction module antitoxin — protein sequence MARPPIHPGKILADELHELQMSASELARILHVPTNRITEIINGERAITADTALRLGQWFGTGAELWMNLQKNYELRLAEEKMGKEIQATISPRILPELKQVKA from the coding sequence ATGGCACGACCACCTATCCATCCTGGAAAAATTCTTGCTGATGAGCTTCATGAATTGCAGATGAGCGCAAGTGAGTTAGCACGTATCCTTCATGTACCAACAAACCGTATTACTGAAATAATTAATGGTGAACGAGCAATTACTGCTGACACGGCATTACGGTTAGGGCAATGGTTTGGTACTGGTGCCGAGTTGTGGATGAATTTACAAAAAAATTATGAGCTTAGACTAGCTGAAGAAAAAATGGGTAAAGAAATTCAGGCAACTATTTCTCCTCGAATATTACCTGAGTTAAAACAAGTCAAGGCATAA
- the zds gene encoding 9,9'-di-cis-zeta-carotene desaturase — MRVAIVGAGLAGLATAVDLTDAGCEVEIFESRPFVGGKVGSWVDGDGNHLEMGLHVFFGCYYQLFDLMKKVGVLENLRLKEHTHTFINKGGRSGALDFRFLTGAPFNGLKAFFTTSQLSLQDKLQNAIALGTSPIVRGLLDFNGAMKTIRNLDKVSFADWFRSHGGSNGSIKRMWNPIAYALGFIDCESMSARCMLTIFQLFAVRTEASVLRMLEGSPSEYLHKPILEYLEVRGTKVYTRRQVREIQFTELDEQTRVTGIIVAQGDTLETITADAYVFACDVPGIQRILPHEWRKWSEFDNIYKLDAVPVATVQLRFDGWVTELNDAEQRKQLNHAAGIDNLLYTADADFSCFADLALTSPADYYRPGQGSLLQLVLTPGDPFIAQSNEAIAQHVLKQVHELFPSSRELNMTWYSVVKLAQSLYREAPGMDAYRPDQKTPVGNFFLAGSYTQQDYIDSMEGATISGRRAAKVILESLKK, encoded by the coding sequence ATGCGTGTTGCAATCGTAGGTGCGGGACTGGCTGGGCTAGCAACCGCAGTAGATTTAACTGATGCTGGTTGTGAAGTAGAGATTTTTGAGTCTCGTCCGTTTGTAGGTGGTAAAGTTGGCAGTTGGGTTGATGGAGATGGCAACCATCTAGAAATGGGTTTGCATGTATTTTTCGGCTGCTACTACCAACTATTTGACTTGATGAAGAAAGTGGGGGTGTTAGAAAACTTACGCCTCAAAGAACATACCCACACTTTTATTAATAAAGGAGGCCGCAGTGGTGCTTTGGATTTTCGGTTCCTGACAGGTGCGCCTTTCAATGGCTTAAAGGCATTTTTCACGACCTCTCAACTATCGTTGCAGGATAAACTGCAAAATGCGATCGCTCTAGGTACTAGTCCCATAGTTCGCGGGTTGCTAGACTTTAACGGGGCGATGAAAACCATCCGCAACTTAGATAAAGTTAGCTTTGCCGACTGGTTCCGTAGTCACGGTGGGAGTAATGGCAGCATCAAACGTATGTGGAATCCCATTGCCTACGCATTGGGATTTATTGATTGCGAAAGTATGTCTGCCCGTTGTATGTTAACGATATTCCAGTTATTTGCAGTCAGAACTGAAGCCTCAGTTTTGCGAATGCTGGAAGGTTCTCCATCTGAGTATTTACACAAGCCCATTCTGGAATATTTAGAAGTTAGAGGCACAAAAGTTTACACACGTAGGCAAGTTCGGGAAATTCAATTTACTGAGTTAGACGAACAAACCCGCGTCACTGGTATAATAGTTGCCCAAGGTGATACATTAGAAACTATCACTGCTGATGCTTACGTTTTTGCCTGTGATGTTCCAGGAATTCAACGCATCCTACCCCACGAGTGGCGTAAGTGGTCAGAATTTGACAATATTTACAAACTAGATGCAGTGCCAGTAGCTACAGTACAGTTACGTTTCGATGGTTGGGTAACTGAACTGAACGATGCAGAGCAACGTAAACAGCTAAATCATGCGGCCGGAATTGATAATTTGCTGTATACAGCCGATGCTGACTTTTCTTGTTTTGCCGATTTGGCGTTGACTAGCCCTGCTGATTATTATCGCCCAGGACAGGGTTCATTGTTACAGTTAGTTCTGACACCGGGAGATCCGTTTATTGCACAAAGTAATGAAGCGATCGCACAACATGTCCTCAAGCAAGTGCATGAACTGTTTCCCTCGTCGCGGGAGCTAAATATGACTTGGTACAGTGTGGTAAAACTTGCTCAATCTCTCTATCGAGAAGCGCCAGGCATGGATGCGTACCGTCCCGATCAAAAAACACCAGTAGGTAATTTCTTCCTTGCAGGGAGTTATACTCAGCAAGATTACATCGACAGCATGGAAGGTGCTACTATTTCTGGACGGCGGGCGGCAAAGGTGATTTTAGAGAGTTTGAAGAAATAA
- a CDS encoding DUF6930 domain-containing protein, with product MTSFNRSTSRRLKKLTQIPSVWEGDRRPLSSPNQHSDEEKGECILWVDYSQGVVRGMDVVASDIGPEAIVRTLMRAMEHPHSPARPARPQRIVVKDREIQFYLRGVLQDLDIAIDYAPELPLIDELFRGFADILDSQTPDLPPQYAQILREKAFAIWQAAPWEFLEEQQILSIEINKWDVGTLYASVMGMLGMEYGILFYRSEESLKQFRAAVLTDEESTEHLEEAFLKQDCLFLTFESADETDEDEDEESDLADLPLSEIDPTFGNIHPLEGLRSVLYDEEALVIFVAIESLIRFIRDHRRQLHEDIFPPLSRRYRISLPQSEESTKSLPVTVSTMPQLAAELEEMADFDIDDEESENLDSPNFQSLQDDLIPEDSFLSLGVVSWEMLESLRKGVSYHPAGEIKQVGDGLPVILIQTSRPKAKTVIERIEAIGGLRAICFNPGADPFDGDRYDLGLLQTQNGELFLFGEFLDEDPIHVEARKKWNQRCKNTKGYCGLIIAKGLTGASRGNPQLRDMMALFEARSLSPKDLGIGTLQLMPQLKFE from the coding sequence ATGACAAGTTTTAATCGCTCTACCAGTCGTCGGTTGAAGAAACTAACTCAAATTCCTTCTGTATGGGAGGGCGATCGCCGTCCGTTGTCATCACCAAACCAGCACTCAGATGAGGAAAAAGGAGAATGCATTCTTTGGGTAGATTACTCCCAAGGTGTGGTTCGAGGAATGGATGTGGTAGCTTCAGATATCGGCCCAGAAGCAATAGTTCGTACCTTAATGCGAGCAATGGAGCATCCTCACAGTCCGGCAAGACCTGCCAGACCTCAAAGAATTGTAGTCAAAGACCGCGAGATTCAATTCTACCTGCGGGGGGTGCTGCAAGATTTGGATATTGCCATTGACTACGCACCAGAACTGCCTTTAATTGACGAACTGTTTCGCGGGTTCGCTGACATCCTCGATAGTCAAACCCCCGACTTACCTCCACAATATGCACAAATCTTGCGAGAGAAAGCATTTGCAATTTGGCAAGCAGCACCTTGGGAATTTTTGGAAGAACAGCAAATTTTGTCAATCGAGATTAATAAGTGGGATGTTGGCACACTCTATGCCTCAGTCATGGGAATGCTGGGAATGGAGTATGGAATTTTGTTTTACCGCTCAGAAGAGTCTTTAAAACAGTTTCGCGCCGCAGTTTTAACGGATGAAGAATCAACGGAGCATCTAGAAGAAGCGTTCCTTAAGCAAGATTGCTTATTTCTCACCTTTGAGAGTGCTGATGAAACCGATGAAGATGAGGATGAAGAAAGTGATTTGGCGGATCTGCCATTATCAGAAATTGACCCTACCTTCGGTAATATCCACCCCTTAGAAGGACTACGTTCTGTCTTGTATGACGAAGAAGCACTGGTAATCTTTGTTGCGATCGAAAGCCTGATCCGCTTTATTCGCGATCACCGTCGCCAGCTTCATGAAGACATTTTCCCTCCCCTTAGCCGTCGCTATCGCATTTCTCTGCCGCAGTCGGAAGAATCAACTAAATCTCTGCCTGTTACAGTCTCTACCATGCCGCAGTTAGCAGCAGAATTAGAGGAAATGGCAGACTTTGATATCGATGACGAGGAGAGCGAAAACCTTGACTCCCCAAATTTCCAATCATTGCAAGATGACTTGATACCAGAAGATTCCTTCCTCAGCTTAGGTGTGGTGTCCTGGGAAATGTTGGAGTCCTTGCGTAAAGGGGTTAGCTACCATCCGGCTGGTGAAATCAAACAAGTGGGTGACGGTTTGCCGGTGATTTTAATTCAAACTTCCCGCCCCAAGGCTAAGACTGTAATTGAAAGAATTGAAGCAATAGGGGGACTGAGAGCTATTTGCTTTAATCCAGGTGCCGATCCCTTCGATGGCGATCGCTACGACCTGGGTTTATTACAAACTCAAAATGGCGAATTATTCCTATTTGGAGAATTTTTAGATGAAGATCCTATTCATGTAGAAGCCCGGAAAAAATGGAATCAGCGCTGTAAAAATACTAAGGGCTACTGTGGCTTAATCATTGCTAAAGGACTAACCGGAGCCTCTCGTGGCAATCCTCAGTTACGAGATATGATGGCTTTGTTTGAAGCGCGATCGCTTTCACCTAAAGATTTAGGTATTGGCACTCTTCAACTGATGCCCCAACTTAAATTTGAATAG
- a CDS encoding FHA domain-containing protein — protein MARYDTKQILINHSSTNLSMAAETNENHLLIIEDDQGRKEFSLEHPVYSIGRDRECNIRLMSQFVSRRHATLVRLPRDHNSHSYYYRIVDGDAKGKPSSNGLMINGRKIPAHDLRNEDEIVFGPQVRAIYYLLRNTQRLGQTDSSEYDITLINPGMAEDLEDVEE, from the coding sequence ATGGCAAGATACGATACTAAACAAATATTGATCAATCACAGTTCCACCAATTTGTCAATGGCAGCAGAAACCAATGAAAACCATCTACTGATTATTGAAGACGATCAAGGTCGCAAAGAATTTTCTCTAGAGCACCCCGTCTACTCTATCGGTAGAGATCGTGAGTGTAATATCCGTTTGATGTCGCAGTTTGTCTCCCGCCGCCATGCCACGTTAGTGAGATTGCCACGAGATCATAATAGTCATAGCTACTATTACCGGATTGTAGATGGCGATGCCAAAGGCAAGCCTAGTTCCAACGGTTTGATGATTAATGGACGTAAGATACCAGCTCACGATCTTAGAAATGAAGACGAGATCGTTTTTGGCCCTCAAGTACGTGCTATTTATTACCTTTTAAGAAACACTCAGCGTTTGGGACAAACGGATTCGAGTGAGTACGATATTACACTAATAAACCCCGGTATGGCCGAGGATTTAGAGGATGTGGAAGAGTGA
- a CDS encoding type II toxin-antitoxin system RelE/ParE family toxin, whose protein sequence is MSPPDKYPKFKDKRTERFALGERVKEFQAFTDQAYKRLDILEAATNKESLMKLPSNHFESLEGDRKGQYSIRINKQWRICFNWPDEESKPFNIEITDYHP, encoded by the coding sequence ATGTCTCCGCCAGACAAATATCCAAAGTTTAAAGATAAAAGGACGGAGCGGTTTGCTTTAGGTGAGAGGGTAAAAGAGTTTCAGGCTTTTACAGATCAAGCATATAAACGACTTGATATATTAGAAGCCGCTACTAACAAAGAATCTCTGATGAAACTACCGAGCAACCATTTTGAGTCTTTAGAGGGTGATAGAAAAGGTCAATATAGTATTCGGATAAATAAGCAATGGCGAATTTGTTTCAATTGGCCAGACGAAGAATCTAAACCTTTCAACATCGAAATTACAGATTATCATCCTTAA
- a CDS encoding CopG family transcriptional regulator, whose amino-acid sequence MIMTNKKWAVKRITVNLATQEAEKLEKYCQQTGRPATDVIRELIRSLPVSDDDKDVNN is encoded by the coding sequence ATGATAATGACAAATAAAAAATGGGCTGTTAAACGTATCACTGTCAATCTCGCAACACAGGAAGCGGAAAAGCTAGAAAAATATTGTCAACAAACAGGTAGACCCGCAACCGATGTGATTCGCGAACTGATTAGAAGTTTGCCTGTCTCCGATGACGACAAAGATGTAAACAACTAA
- a CDS encoding SRPBCC family protein, with translation MSDWLEHTVQVEVDAPIDLVWSLWSDLEQMPRWMKWIDSVKIPPDNPDISLWKLKTGSLEFTWKSRILKVIPNQIIQWESIDGLPNQGAIRFYDRHNSSVVKMTISYAIPGIIGKIMDNLFLGRVVESTIQADLERFKEYALNVKAN, from the coding sequence ATGTCAGATTGGTTAGAGCATACTGTGCAGGTAGAAGTAGACGCTCCCATAGATTTAGTATGGAGCCTCTGGTCTGATTTGGAGCAAATGCCCCGGTGGATGAAGTGGATTGATTCGGTGAAAATTCCGCCCGATAATCCAGATATATCTCTTTGGAAACTGAAGACGGGCAGTCTAGAATTTACTTGGAAATCCCGGATTCTCAAAGTTATTCCCAACCAAATTATCCAATGGGAATCGATTGATGGTTTGCCGAATCAGGGAGCGATTCGCTTTTACGATCGCCACAATAGTAGTGTTGTCAAAATGACCATTTCCTATGCCATCCCCGGTATTATTGGCAAAATTATGGATAACTTGTTTTTGGGGCGGGTAGTTGAATCGACTATTCAAGCCGATTTGGAAAGGTTTAAAGAATACGCGCTGAATGTTAAAGCTAATTGA
- a CDS encoding 2Fe-2S iron-sulfur cluster-binding protein translates to MIVRIRFLPDDVTVDAEVGEALLDVADRAGVFIPTGCLMGSCHACTVELEDGEIIRACITAVPPHEELTINLFTDPTW, encoded by the coding sequence ATGATTGTTCGTATCCGCTTTTTACCAGATGATGTCACAGTAGATGCCGAAGTGGGAGAAGCCCTATTAGATGTAGCAGACCGGGCTGGGGTATTTATTCCCACCGGTTGTTTAATGGGGTCTTGTCACGCTTGCACCGTCGAATTAGAGGATGGAGAAATCATCCGCGCTTGTATAACCGCAGTACCACCACACGAGGAATTGACGATTAATTTGTTTACTGACCCAACTTGGTAA